In the genome of Aspergillus flavus chromosome 8, complete sequence, one region contains:
- a CDS encoding putative quinate dehydrogenase — MSEHTLDTEALLRDSYKYGTSFFSPVSQKDTQTLKTYLLGSPLRNSLAPLLHNTLFSLAGAACTYEAIETDNSEKLLELLVKPDSLGTAVTMPLKVRSMDMVDAVTDEARSIGAINTVFIRRGDNGRSRLIGTNTDCIGVKESFLQNVDAKDLAFGSSQPGLIIGGGGACRSAVYALHFFLGVKTIYLVNRLKEEIDDIIESFRRVPDFKAKLQFVDTVESAAELSRPYLVVGTVPDRDPETEAEILAKRIVDTLMGCDAGGMQKSQGVVLEMCYHPRVQTSFYQFAERNGWRVISGTEAMIWQGVAQHILWTEKGEVFEKESTLSTIRAKIRDALMRRN; from the coding sequence ATGAGCGAACATACTCTCGACACCGAAGCCCTCCTGAGGGATTCCTACAAATATGGCACATCGTTCTTCTCTCCAGTCTCCCAGAAGGATACACAGACGCTTAAAACATACCTCTTGGGATCCCCACTCAGGAACTCCCTGGCACCTCTCCTACACAACACCCTATTCTCCTTGGCAGGAGCGGCATGCACATACGAAGCGATTGAAACGGACAACAGCGAAAAGCTCCTAGAGCTTCTCGTAAAACCAGACTCTCTCGGAACGGCCGTGACAATGCCCCTGAAAGTCCGTTCTATGGACATGGTGGACGCGGTAACGGACGAGGCACGATCTATCGGCGCCATTAACACCGTGTTTATCCGGCGAGGTGATAACGGTCGCTCGCGCCTGATCGGAACTAACACGGACTGCATCGGCGTAAAAGAATCATTTCTGCAAAACGTTGACGCCAAGGACCTTGCTTTTGGTTCCAGTCAACCTGGTCTGATCATTGGGGGCGGGGGTGCATGTCGCTCTGCGGTCTACGCTctccatttttttttgggcGTCAAGACGATATACCTTGTGAACAGGTTAAAGGAGGAGATAGATGATATCATTGAGTCATTCAGGCGAGTACCAGACTTCAAGGCGAAGCTTCAGTTCGTGGATACGGTAGAATCCGCAGCAGAGCTCTCCAGACCTTACTTGGTGGTTGGTACCGTTCCTGACCGGGATCCTGAGACAGAGGCGGAGATTCTCGCAAAGAGGATTGTGGATACTCTCATGGGATGTGATGCAGGAGGGATGCAGAAGAGCCAGGGGGTCGTGCTGGAAATGTGTTATCATCCTCGCGTGCAGACTTCATTTTATCAGTTCGCGGAGAGAAATGGCTGGCGAGTCATTTCTGGAACAGAGGCGATGATCTGGCAGGGAGTTGCCCAGCATATTCTCTGGACAGAGAAGGGTGAGGTGTTTGAAAAAGAATCTACGCTATCTACAATACGCGCTAAGATCAGAGATGCCCTGATGCGGAGGAACTGA
- a CDS encoding catabolic 3-dehydroquinase 2 (3-dehydroquinate dehydratase, type II) — MPSILLLNGPNLNLLGTREPHLYGTTTLNDVETVAKELAASYGAEVECLQSNHEGVLIDRIHEARGKSQAVVINPGAFTHTSVALRDALLGVGLPFIEVHITNVHARESFRHHSYLSDKAAAVIIGLGTFGYQVAVKHALENLVGLEERK; from the coding sequence ATGCCCTCAATCCTCCTCCTAAACGGTCCAAACCTCAACCTCTTGGGCACCCGCGAACCCCACCTCTACGGAACAACAACCCTCAACGACGTCGAAACAGTCGCCAAAGAACTAGCAGCCAGCTACGGCGCAGAAGTAGAATGTCTACAATCCAACCACGAGGGCGTGTTGATTGACCGAATCCATGAAGCAAGAGGGAAATCTCAGGCGGTCGTCATCAATCCGGGTGCCTTTACGCACACCAGTGTTGCGTTGCGGGATGCATTGCTTGGTGTTGGGCTTCCATTTATTGAAGTGCATATTACCAATGTGCATGCTAGGGAATCGTTCAGACATCATAGCTATTTATCGGATAAGGCGGCGGCGGTTATCATTGGGTTGGGGACTTTTGGGTATCAGGTTGCGGTGAAGCATGCGTTGGAGAATTTGGTCGGTttggaggagaggaagtga